One window of the Zea mays cultivar B73 chromosome 3, Zm-B73-REFERENCE-NAM-5.0, whole genome shotgun sequence genome contains the following:
- the LOC100276085 gene encoding uncharacterized protein LOC100276085, giving the protein MGYLWRVRLSSFAAGAATASAAGFFLLYKDHLLARAAIISQVEDIKETSEKHYAALNKRISALESRREPGTIKEASD; this is encoded by the exons ATGGGGTACCTGTGGAGGGTGCGGCTGTCTTCATTTGCTGCCGGCGCGGCGACGGCTTCGGCGGCGGGGTTCTTCCTCCTCTACAAGGACCACCTGCTCGCCCGCGCTGCCATCATCAGCCAG GTGGAGGACATCAAGGAAACTTCTGAAAAGCATTATGCAGCCCTAAATAAGAGGATATCAGCACTGGAAAGCAGAAGAGAACCAGGAACTATCAAAGAGGCATCAGATTAA